The following coding sequences are from one Granulicella sp. L56 window:
- a CDS encoding nucleotidyltransferase family protein: MDQPLGIQAAASLPVRLNGFAFQSLRDEHMVREAVLLIFCNPLPPRCSQLRYLSRRKWQKLLRWLDLSGLALYFFDRVVELQLADFVPAPVLASLEQRLIQNTQRTHSMTAESIAIQREFQRAGLRYTVLKGLSLWPNSAPSPELRLQFDLDYLVDDENLQEARDILVRRGYRPSASNERCWKFVRNYGSALTLKDVYRDTGSWAVELHDVSGGSGRASPLLRLEWRELCGLSMPTLSPVDVFLRQGLHAYKDVCSQFFRLSLLIEFYRHVLFRRDDDAFWKALHREAHGNPQAALGLGVVILLITQVMGEFAPEALTHWTVDRLPRPARLWVATYGRRIVLGSFPGSKLYRLLKRELEAGVYPAEHSLRHSPSPSSPPAPMMMDFPVETFSIRLIRFVRLMRYRMQLDLIPSRLRFYGIEGLRLAWETRRLRRMMKQDAP, encoded by the coding sequence ATGGATCAACCTTTGGGTATTCAGGCTGCTGCGTCTCTGCCCGTGCGGCTCAACGGCTTTGCATTCCAGTCGTTACGGGACGAGCACATGGTGCGAGAGGCAGTTCTATTGATCTTCTGCAATCCCCTACCACCGCGATGCTCGCAATTGCGGTATCTTTCCCGCAGGAAGTGGCAGAAGTTATTGCGCTGGCTCGATCTAAGCGGTCTGGCTCTCTACTTCTTCGATCGAGTTGTCGAATTGCAGCTAGCTGACTTTGTTCCCGCTCCAGTACTCGCGAGCCTAGAGCAAAGACTAATCCAGAACACGCAGCGAACGCATAGCATGACCGCAGAATCGATTGCGATCCAGCGCGAGTTTCAAAGAGCAGGCCTCCGCTACACAGTTCTTAAAGGCCTGTCGTTGTGGCCCAATTCGGCCCCAAGCCCAGAGCTACGATTACAGTTTGACCTGGATTACCTTGTAGACGATGAAAATCTGCAGGAGGCGCGAGACATTCTGGTGCGCCGTGGGTACCGTCCCTCTGCATCGAACGAGAGGTGTTGGAAATTCGTACGAAATTACGGGTCGGCCTTGACTCTCAAAGACGTGTACAGGGACACCGGATCATGGGCTGTTGAACTGCACGATGTGTCTGGTGGCTCCGGGCGGGCCTCCCCATTGTTGCGCCTGGAGTGGCGCGAACTGTGCGGTCTCTCGATGCCGACGCTTTCTCCTGTCGACGTTTTCCTGCGGCAAGGACTTCACGCATATAAAGACGTCTGTTCTCAATTCTTCCGCCTCTCGCTTTTAATTGAGTTTTACCGACACGTACTCTTCCGCCGCGACGACGATGCCTTTTGGAAAGCGCTGCATCGAGAGGCGCATGGGAATCCTCAGGCGGCGTTAGGACTTGGAGTGGTGATACTCCTGATCACGCAAGTCATGGGCGAGTTTGCCCCTGAGGCTTTGACACATTGGACGGTGGACCGATTGCCGCGGCCAGCGCGCCTGTGGGTCGCAACGTATGGCCGCCGAATTGTGCTGGGGAGTTTTCCTGGCAGCAAGCTGTATCGGTTGCTCAAGAGAGAGCTTGAGGCTGGAGTTTATCCAGCGGAGCATTCACTTCGGCATTCACCCAGTCCCTCGTCGCCGCCGGCTCCTATGATGATGGACTTCCCCGTGGAGACCTTTTCTATTCGACTCATCCGATTCGTCCGACTCATGCGATATCGCATGCAACTCGACCTCATCCCCAGCCGCCTGCGGTTTTACGGAATAGAGGGTTTGCGGCTCGCATGGGAAACGCGCCGTTTGCGCCGCATGATGAAACAGGATGCGCCATGA